Proteins co-encoded in one Jeotgalibacillus malaysiensis genomic window:
- a CDS encoding cell division protein FtsW, whose protein sequence is MSIILKRMFRSYDYSLMAVYILLGIFGVVMVYSAGMVYAVEILDQSPDYFYIRQLRNLIIGVILFTVMALIPYKLYQEGFMLKLIFGLMFGLLIAVHIIGSEVNNAQSWIMLPGFQLQPAEFAKLGMIVYLSAVYAKKQSYINEFNKGVMPPIIILVFACFLIAAEPDFGTAAIVFAIGMSVIVASGMKVKSMLKLAALAGGVITLFSGILYLFNRNTFQSIFSEERLGRIAAYQDPFAHISDNGWQLVGSYYAIGNGGLWGTGLGQSIQKLGFLPEPHTDFIMAIIAEELGIFGVSFVLLGLAYIVLKGIMVGLRCKNQFGKMLAIGISSMIGIQTFINLGGMSGLIPITGVPLPFISYGGSSLILLSLSMGLLVNVSMFVKYEEKYFAKEKQGVPQKKSKTSSINEKNTARL, encoded by the coding sequence ATGTCGATCATTCTGAAAAGAATGTTCAGGTCTTACGATTATTCTTTAATGGCTGTATACATACTCTTAGGAATTTTCGGGGTAGTCATGGTCTACAGTGCAGGAATGGTGTACGCAGTAGAAATCCTTGACCAGAGCCCGGATTACTTTTACATCAGACAGCTTAGAAATTTAATTATCGGTGTCATTCTTTTTACAGTAATGGCGCTGATCCCTTATAAGCTTTACCAGGAAGGGTTTATGTTAAAGTTAATTTTCGGTCTGATGTTTGGTCTCCTGATTGCAGTACATATAATCGGATCTGAAGTCAATAACGCACAAAGCTGGATTATGCTGCCTGGCTTCCAGCTGCAGCCTGCTGAATTTGCAAAACTCGGAATGATTGTGTATCTTTCAGCAGTTTATGCAAAAAAACAATCGTACATTAACGAGTTCAATAAAGGGGTAATGCCGCCGATCATCATACTCGTATTTGCATGTTTTCTGATTGCTGCTGAACCCGATTTCGGTACTGCTGCAATTGTATTTGCAATTGGTATGAGTGTCATTGTAGCTTCAGGTATGAAGGTGAAAAGCATGTTGAAGCTCGCTGCACTTGCCGGTGGTGTGATCACATTGTTTTCCGGTATATTATACTTATTTAACCGGAACACTTTTCAGAGTATTTTTTCAGAAGAAAGACTCGGGAGAATTGCTGCTTATCAGGATCCTTTCGCACACATCAGTGATAATGGCTGGCAGCTTGTCGGTTCGTATTATGCGATCGGCAATGGCGGTCTGTGGGGAACAGGACTTGGCCAGAGTATTCAAAAGCTCGGTTTTTTACCTGAACCTCATACAGACTTTATCATGGCCATTATTGCAGAGGAGCTTGGGATCTTCGGTGTAAGCTTTGTACTGTTAGGACTTGCTTACATCGTGTTAAAAGGAATCATGGTTGGTCTCAGATGCAAAAACCAATTCGGGAAAATGCTCGCGATCGGTATTTCAAGCATGATTGGGATCCAGACTTTCATTAATCTTGGCGGTATGTCAGGGTTGATTCCAATAACCGGGGTTCCGCTGCCGTTTATTAGTTACGGCGGGTCCTCACTAATACTTCTTTCATTGTCTATGGGTCTGTTAGTGAATGTATCCATGTTTGTGAAATATGAAGAGAAGTATTTTGCTAAGGAAAAGCAGGGTGTGCCACAAAAGAAAAGTAAGACATCTTCAATCAATGAGAAAAACACAGCAAGATTGTAA